A window of the Gossypium hirsutum isolate 1008001.06 chromosome A03, Gossypium_hirsutum_v2.1, whole genome shotgun sequence genome harbors these coding sequences:
- the LOC107963242 gene encoding uncharacterized protein encodes MGMIGLDLGQFGLYALGKRKRRKKERVGRERGRGRGKSLFEKRANKKERRQENVRDGIHACLRDYDRLQNLAVVLIYIQIGCSLIGSLGALYNGVSLINLGIALFALVAIESSSQSLGRTYAVLLFCAILLDISWFILFSHDIWNMSSERNGMLFTFSLRLTLAMEIVGFCVRFCSSFLWIQIYRLGISYVNSGANPLDPDFDLRTSFLSHATLPNSRQCSHNDSDDALGASIYDPAYYSSLFEDRQQPSRHSFLGQNNAVSRTGSTAGAEVS; translated from the exons ATGGGGATGATTGGATTGGACTTGGGGCAGTTTGGACTTTATGCATTGGGCA aaagaaaaagaaggaaaaaagagagagtaGGAAGAGAAAGAGGAAGAGGAAGGGGGAAAAGTTTGTTTGAGAAAAGAGCAAATAAAAAGGAGAGAAGACAAGAG AATGTGAGAGATGGGATTCACGCTTGTCTTCGCGATTATGATAGGCTCCAGAATCTGGCCGTCGTCCTTATTTACATCCAA ATCGGTTGCTCCTTGATCGGATCCCTCGGCGCATTATACAACGGTGTGTCGCTCATCAATTTGGGGATCGCATTGTTCGCTTTGGTTGCCATCGAGAGCAGCAGTCAGAGCTTAGGTCGAACCTACGCCGTTTTGCTCTTCTGCGCCATTCTGCTTGACATTTCGTGGTTCATCCTCTTTTCCCACGATATTTGGAACATGTCCAGCGAGCGTAATGGAATGTTGTTCACCTTCTCCCTCAGATTAACGCTTGCCATGGAGATCGTGGGGTTTTGCGTTAGATTCTGCTCGTCCTTCTTATGGATTCAAATATATAGACTGGGAATTTCATATGTAAACAGTGGTGCCAATCCTCTAGACCCTGATTTCGATTTGAGAACTAGTTTTCTGAGCCATGCAACCCTACCCAATTCCAGACAGTGCTCTCACAATGACTCTGATGACGCTTTAGGAGCTTCCATTTACGATCCTGCTTATTACTCTTCCCTTTTTGAAGACCGTCAGCAACCCAGTAGACATTCATTTCTG GGTCAAAATAATGCTGTTAGCAGAACTGGATCCACTGCTGGTGCTGAAGTTTCTTAG